From Ancylobacter pratisalsi, one genomic window encodes:
- the rplR gene encoding 50S ribosomal protein L18 → MAQFKDATERRKARVRRALRTTANGRPRLSVHRSSKHIYAQVIDDARGVTIAAASSLEKTLRESLKTGADVAAAQAIGKLVAERAVAAGVKDVVFDRGAFIYHGRVKALADAAREGGLNF, encoded by the coding sequence ATGGCACAGTTCAAGGACGCTACCGAGCGCCGTAAGGCGCGTGTCCGTCGTGCTCTTCGCACGACGGCGAACGGGCGGCCGCGCCTCTCGGTGCATCGCTCGTCGAAGCACATCTATGCGCAGGTCATCGACGATGCGCGCGGCGTTACCATCGCCGCCGCCTCGTCGCTTGAGAAGACCCTGCGGGAAAGCCTGAAGACCGGCGCGGATGTCGCCGCGGCTCAGGCGATCGGCAAGCTCGTGGCGGAACGCGCCGTCGCAGCCGGTGTGAAGGACGTGGTCTTCGACCGCGGCGCCTTCATTTATCACGGCCGCGTCAAGGCGCTCGCCGATGCCGCCCGCGAGGGCGGTCTCAACTTCTGA
- a CDS encoding adenylate kinase: MRLILLGPPGAGKGTQAQRLVARHGIVQLSTGDMLREAVRDGTPVGLRAKEVMDAGKLVSDDIVIDIVADRIDQPDAAKGFILDGFPRTVAQAKALDDMLAAKGLKLDAVIEFKVDQDKLVGRILQRAREAAERGEPVRKDDDPEIFKTRLEAFNRDTAVVGPYYADTGLLVAVDGMKPIDEVEKTISEILETV, encoded by the coding sequence ATGAGGCTGATTCTTCTTGGTCCGCCGGGTGCGGGCAAGGGAACTCAGGCGCAACGCCTGGTCGCACGGCACGGCATCGTGCAGCTGTCGACCGGGGATATGCTGCGCGAGGCGGTGCGTGACGGAACGCCCGTCGGCTTGCGAGCCAAGGAAGTGATGGATGCCGGCAAGCTGGTGTCCGACGACATTGTCATCGACATCGTAGCGGATCGAATCGATCAGCCGGATGCCGCCAAGGGGTTCATCCTCGACGGCTTTCCCCGCACCGTCGCCCAGGCGAAGGCACTGGACGACATGCTGGCGGCGAAGGGGCTGAAGCTCGACGCCGTGATCGAGTTCAAGGTGGACCAGGACAAGCTGGTCGGCCGCATCCTTCAACGCGCGCGCGAGGCCGCTGAACGTGGCGAGCCGGTGCGCAAGGATGATGATCCGGAAATCTTCAAGACACGGCTTGAGGCTTTCAATCGCGACACCGCTGTCGTGGGCCCTTACTACGCGGACACGGGGCTCCTCGTCGCCGTGGACGGCATGAAGCCGATCGATGAAGTGGAGAAGACGATCTCGGAAATTCTCGAGACTGTCTGA
- the rpsK gene encoding 30S ribosomal protein S11, producing MAKEAARIKRRERKNIASGVAHVNASFNNTMITITDAQGNTIAWSSAGAMGFKGSRKSTPYAAQVAAEDCARKAAEHGMRTIEVEVCGPGSGRESALRAFQAAGYTVTSIRDVTPIPHNGCRPRKRRRV from the coding sequence ATGGCTAAAGAAGCTGCCCGCATTAAGCGTCGCGAGCGGAAGAACATCGCGTCGGGCGTTGCGCATGTGAATGCGTCGTTCAACAACACCATGATCACCATCACCGATGCGCAGGGCAACACCATTGCCTGGTCGTCGGCGGGTGCCATGGGCTTCAAGGGTTCGCGTAAGTCCACCCCCTATGCGGCTCAGGTCGCGGCGGAAGACTGCGCGCGCAAGGCGGCCGAGCACGGCATGCGCACCATTGAGGTTGAGGTTTGCGGCCCGGGTTCGGGACGTGAGTCCGCGCTGCGCGCCTTCCAGGCGGCGGGTTACACGGTGACGTCGATCCGTGACGTGACGCCGATCCCGCACAATGGTTGCCGTCCGCGCAAGCGCCGGCGCGTCTGA
- the rpmD gene encoding 50S ribosomal protein L30, protein MANSSKTVTVEQVGSAIRRPDDQRATLIGLGLNKLGRRSTLEDTPAVRGMIQKVRHLVRVVEA, encoded by the coding sequence ATGGCGAACAGCAGCAAGACGGTTACGGTCGAGCAGGTCGGGAGCGCGATCCGTCGCCCCGACGACCAGCGGGCGACCCTTATCGGTCTCGGCCTTAACAAGCTTGGGCGTCGTTCGACGCTCGAAGATACCCCGGCCGTGCGTGGCATGATCCAGAAGGTCCGCCACCTCGTCCGCGTCGTCGAAGCCTGA
- a CDS encoding RluA family pseudouridine synthase has translation MAVETRHVDRDEEGMRLDRWFKTHFPDLSFGHLQKLLRSGQVRVDGGRVKTNTRLAAGQSIRVPPLEEKPQLSAADYLDALDGKDAGKGAGTDPRPARGAEERPLAAPAVHRASSDDKDAAALKAMILYEDRDVLVLNKPYGLAVQGGSGTYRHVDGMLEALRSHDGQKPRLVHRIDKDTSGILLVAKTRLAASTLAKTFRSRAARKIYWALVPGVPRPAQGRISTYLAKDEAAERMRVARHGDDEASHAISYYAVVDNAAQKMAWLSMKPVTGRTHQLRAHAAHIGHPIVGDPKYFDIENWPLPGGLQNRLHLLARRLVIPHPKGDRLIDVSAPLPPHMQQSWNVLGFDATQYDPIVDAPES, from the coding sequence ATGGCCGTCGAGACCCGCCACGTCGACCGCGATGAAGAAGGCATGCGCCTTGATCGCTGGTTCAAGACGCATTTCCCCGACCTGTCCTTCGGACATCTGCAGAAGCTGCTGCGCAGCGGGCAGGTGCGCGTGGATGGCGGGCGGGTGAAAACCAATACCCGGCTGGCTGCGGGGCAGAGCATCCGCGTGCCGCCGCTGGAGGAAAAGCCGCAGCTCTCGGCGGCGGACTATCTCGATGCTCTGGACGGCAAGGATGCAGGGAAGGGCGCCGGCACGGACCCGCGCCCGGCGAGGGGCGCGGAAGAGCGGCCGCTTGCGGCGCCAGCGGTCCATCGTGCCAGCTCCGATGACAAGGACGCCGCCGCGCTGAAGGCGATGATCCTTTATGAGGATCGTGACGTTCTGGTCCTCAACAAGCCTTACGGTCTCGCCGTGCAGGGCGGATCGGGCACCTATCGCCATGTGGACGGCATGCTGGAAGCCTTGCGTTCGCATGATGGTCAGAAGCCGCGCCTGGTGCACCGGATCGACAAGGACACCTCGGGCATTCTGCTGGTGGCGAAGACGCGGCTCGCGGCTTCCACGCTGGCCAAGACTTTCCGCTCGCGCGCGGCGCGCAAGATCTACTGGGCGCTGGTGCCGGGCGTGCCGCGACCCGCGCAGGGACGCATTTCGACCTACCTCGCCAAGGACGAGGCCGCGGAGAGGATGCGTGTTGCCCGGCATGGGGACGACGAAGCCAGTCACGCCATTTCCTATTATGCCGTGGTCGACAATGCCGCGCAGAAAATGGCCTGGCTGTCGATGAAGCCCGTTACCGGGCGAACACACCAGCTACGCGCCCATGCGGCGCATATCGGCCATCCGATCGTTGGTGACCCGAAGTATTTCGACATCGAGAACTGGCCGCTGCCCGGCGGATTGCAGAACCGGCTTCATCTGCTGGCCCGGCGGCTGGTGATCCCCCACCCGAAGGGCGACAGGCTGATCGATGTGTCGGCGCCGCTGCCCCCTCACATGCAGCAGAGCTGGAATGTGCTCGGCTTCGACGCCACCCAGTACGATCCGATCGTCGACGCGCCGGAGAGCTGA
- the rplO gene encoding 50S ribosomal protein L15 gives MSSLNEIKDNDGARKKRMRVGRGIGSGKGKTGGRGVKGQTSRTGVAIKGFEGGQMPIHRRLPKRGFNNIFALDWNEVTLGRLQTAIDAGKVDASVTITEAVLVEAGVLRRVRDGVRVLGGGGELTSKVTLEVAHATKSAIEAIEKAGGTATLLASKSKAGKTAA, from the coding sequence ATGAGCAGCCTAAACGAGATCAAGGATAACGACGGCGCACGCAAGAAGCGCATGCGCGTCGGCCGTGGCATTGGCTCCGGCAAGGGCAAGACCGGCGGACGTGGCGTGAAGGGTCAGACCTCGCGTACCGGCGTCGCGATCAAGGGCTTCGAGGGCGGCCAGATGCCGATCCATCGTCGCCTGCCCAAGCGCGGCTTCAACAACATCTTCGCACTGGATTGGAACGAGGTTACCCTCGGCCGCCTCCAGACCGCGATCGATGCCGGCAAGGTCGATGCCAGTGTGACCATCACCGAGGCGGTGCTCGTCGAGGCCGGCGTTCTGCGTCGCGTCCGTGACGGTGTGCGCGTGCTTGGCGGCGGCGGAGAGCTGACGTCGAAGGTGACCCTCGAGGTCGCGCACGCCACCAAGTCGGCGATCGAAGCGATTGAGAAGGCCGGTGGCACGGCGACGCTGCTTGCGTCGAAGTCCAAGGCTGGAAAAACGGCGGCCTGA
- the rpsM gene encoding 30S ribosomal protein S13, translating to MARIAGVNIPTNKRVVIALQYIHGIGAKNASEIVEKVGIPAERRVNQLTDQEVLQIRETIDRDYIVEGDLRREVSMNIKRLMDLGCYRGLRHRRGLPVRGQRTHTNARTRKGPAKAIAGKKK from the coding sequence GTGGCCCGTATCGCAGGCGTTAATATTCCGACCAACAAGCGCGTCGTCATCGCGCTTCAGTACATTCACGGCATCGGCGCGAAGAACGCGTCCGAGATCGTCGAGAAGGTTGGCATCCCGGCCGAGCGCCGCGTGAACCAGCTCACCGATCAGGAAGTGCTCCAGATCCGCGAGACGATCGACCGCGACTATATTGTCGAGGGCGACCTGCGCCGCGAAGTGTCGATGAACATCAAGCGCCTGATGGACCTGGGTTGCTACCGCGGTCTGCGTCACCGTCGTGGCCTGCCTGTTCGCGGCCAGCGCACGCATACCAATGCGCGTACCCGCAAGGGTCCTGCCAAGGCGATCGCCGGCAAGAAGAAATGA
- the rpsE gene encoding 30S ribosomal protein S5, protein MAREREREREDRDNTFVDKLVHINRVAKVVKGGRRFGFAALVVVGDQKGRVGFGHGKAREVPEAIRKATEAAKRALIRVPLREGRTLHHDVHGHHGAGKVILRAAPAGTGIIAGGPMRAVFETLGMQDVVAKSFGSSNPYNMVRATFDALKNQDSPRLVAARRSLKVSQLQSRRRVDDAEATD, encoded by the coding sequence ATGGCTCGTGAACGTGAGCGTGAACGCGAGGATCGCGACAACACGTTCGTGGACAAGCTGGTCCACATCAACCGTGTTGCTAAGGTTGTGAAGGGTGGCCGTCGCTTCGGCTTCGCCGCCCTGGTTGTTGTCGGCGACCAGAAGGGTCGCGTCGGCTTCGGTCACGGCAAGGCCCGTGAAGTGCCGGAGGCGATCCGCAAGGCGACGGAAGCCGCGAAGCGTGCGCTGATCCGCGTGCCGCTGCGCGAAGGCCGTACCCTGCATCATGACGTGCATGGCCATCACGGCGCCGGCAAGGTGATTCTGCGCGCGGCTCCGGCCGGTACGGGCATCATCGCGGGCGGCCCGATGCGCGCCGTCTTCGAGACGCTGGGCATGCAGGACGTGGTGGCGAAGTCGTTCGGCTCGTCGAACCCGTACAACATGGTTCGCGCCACCTTCGATGCGCTGAAGAATCAGGACAGCCCGCGCCTTGTGGCCGCGCGCCGCAGCCTGAAGGTGTCTCAGCTTCAGTCCCGTCGTCGTGTCGACGACGCTGAAGCGACAGACTGA
- a CDS encoding replication-associated recombination protein A: MVDLFASAGLESTAPRPLADRLRPRQLAEVVGQEHLTGPDGILTRMIESQSLGSLIFWGPPGTGKTTVARLLAHSTDLEFEQVSAIFSGVAELKKVFEAARGRRALGRGTLLFVDEIHRFNRAQQDSFLPVMEDGTITLVGATTENPSFELNAALLSRARVLTFRSLDDEAIDRLLGRAEELEGRVLPLEPEARAVLVRLADGDGRASLTLAEEAWRAARPGEVFDGAKLQEIVQRRAPLYDKSEDGHYNLISALHKSIRGSDPDAALYWLARMIDAGENPLFLARRLVRMAAEDIGNADPQALVVANAAKDTYDFLGSPEGELALAQAAVYLATAPKSNAVYTAWKKALKVAKEAGSLVPPRHILNAPTKLMKNEGYGAGYAYDHDAPDAFSGQDYFPEKLGRQQFYEPVERGFEREIRKRLDYWARLRAERQGR, encoded by the coding sequence TTGGTCGACCTTTTCGCCAGCGCCGGGCTAGAATCGACGGCGCCACGGCCATTGGCCGATCGGCTGAGGCCGCGCCAGCTCGCAGAGGTGGTCGGCCAGGAGCACCTTACCGGACCGGACGGCATTCTCACGCGGATGATCGAGAGCCAGTCGCTGGGCTCGCTGATCTTCTGGGGACCGCCTGGGACCGGCAAGACCACGGTTGCGCGGCTTCTCGCCCATTCCACCGATCTCGAATTCGAGCAGGTGTCGGCCATATTCAGTGGCGTGGCGGAATTGAAGAAGGTCTTCGAGGCGGCGCGGGGGCGGCGGGCGCTCGGGCGGGGCACCTTGCTGTTCGTCGACGAGATCCATCGCTTCAATCGCGCGCAGCAGGACAGCTTTCTGCCCGTGATGGAAGACGGCACCATCACGCTCGTGGGCGCGACGACCGAAAATCCATCATTCGAGCTGAACGCCGCTTTGCTCTCGCGTGCGCGCGTACTGACATTCCGGTCTCTCGACGATGAGGCGATCGACCGCCTGCTGGGGCGCGCGGAGGAACTGGAGGGCAGGGTGCTGCCGCTGGAGCCAGAAGCGCGGGCCGTGCTTGTGCGTCTGGCGGACGGGGATGGCCGTGCGTCGTTGACGCTCGCTGAAGAGGCATGGCGTGCCGCGCGGCCGGGCGAGGTGTTCGATGGGGCCAAGCTCCAGGAAATCGTCCAGCGCCGCGCACCGCTCTATGACAAGAGCGAGGACGGCCACTACAACCTCATCTCGGCCCTCCACAAGTCGATCCGCGGTTCAGACCCCGACGCCGCGCTGTATTGGCTGGCGCGGATGATCGACGCCGGGGAAAACCCGTTGTTCCTGGCCCGACGGCTGGTGCGCATGGCGGCGGAGGACATCGGCAACGCTGATCCGCAGGCCCTCGTGGTCGCGAACGCGGCGAAGGATACCTATGATTTTCTCGGTTCGCCGGAGGGTGAACTGGCGCTCGCGCAGGCGGCGGTCTATCTGGCAACCGCGCCCAAATCCAACGCCGTATACACCGCGTGGAAGAAGGCGTTGAAGGTTGCGAAGGAGGCGGGCTCGCTAGTGCCGCCCCGTCATATTCTCAATGCGCCGACGAAGCTGATGAAGAATGAGGGCTACGGCGCTGGCTATGCATATGACCATGACGCTCCCGATGCATTCTCGGGGCAGGATTATTTCCCCGAAAAGCTTGGTCGCCAGCAGTTCTACGAACCGGTGGAACGCGGCTTCGAGCGTGAGATTCGCAAGCGACTGGATTACTGGGCGCGTCTGCGAGCGGAACGGCAGGGGCGCTGA
- the rplQ gene encoding 50S ribosomal protein L17 codes for MNHGKTYRKFNRTAEHRKAMFANMAQALLTHEQIITTLPKAKDLRPVVEKLITLGKRGGLHARRQAIAEVRDVVVVRKLFDVIGPRYKERNGGYTRIIKAGFRHGDSAPIAVIELVDRDESAKGAADLARHEASKSEENAAA; via the coding sequence ATGAACCACGGCAAGACGTATCGGAAATTCAACCGGACCGCTGAGCACCGCAAGGCCATGTTTGCCAACATGGCCCAGGCTCTCCTCACCCATGAGCAGATCATCACGACGCTGCCCAAGGCGAAGGACCTGCGTCCCGTTGTCGAGAAGCTGATCACCCTCGGCAAGCGCGGCGGGCTTCATGCGCGTCGCCAGGCGATCGCGGAAGTGCGCGACGTCGTTGTCGTGCGCAAGCTCTTCGACGTCATCGGCCCGCGCTACAAGGAGCGCAACGGCGGCTACACGCGCATCATCAAGGCTGGCTTCCGTCACGGTGATTCGGCGCCGATCGCGGTGATCGAGCTGGTGGATCGGGACGAGAGCGCCAAGGGCGCCGCTGATCTCGCCCGCCACGAAGCGTCGAAGTCGGAAGAGAACGCCGCCGCCTGA
- a CDS encoding DegQ family serine endoprotease: MIRFSRILTACFLILVPADTQAAPAVAPMPAPMPMPMPVPAQPHVPTSRAEISLSFAPVVARTAPAIVNVYAMRAVPQRRQMSLLDDPFFRRFFGGPSGPGFGGPSERLQRALGSGVIVDPSGLVVTNNHVIEGADEVRVSLADKREYDAEILLRDPRTDLAVLKLKGGKGSFPAAELGSSDDLQVGDIVLAIGNPFGVGQTVTQGIVSALARTQVGITDYQFFIQTDAAINPGNSGGALVDTAGRVIGINTAIFSRSGGSQGIGFAIPADMVRVVLQSALDGGKSVRRPWLGARLQRVTADIAEGLDLVRPVGSLVQSVAPGSPAARGGLKVGDLITGIAGQEADDPDAFGYRFATRPLGGDVAVAVVRQGRSLTLSIPLDAAPETIPREKRQLDNRSPLAGATVVNLSPAVAEELRTVEADKGVVVTSVAEGSPAEMTNLKVGDVLIEVNGERITRTDDLVRATASPSRVWRITLQRGGRTLTAMLPG; the protein is encoded by the coding sequence ATGATCCGTTTTTCCCGCATTCTCACCGCTTGCTTCCTGATTCTGGTTCCGGCCGACACGCAGGCCGCGCCTGCTGTGGCGCCCATGCCCGCACCGATGCCCATGCCCATGCCTGTGCCCGCACAGCCGCATGTGCCGACCTCGCGGGCCGAGATAAGTCTCAGCTTCGCGCCGGTAGTTGCGCGTACAGCTCCGGCGATCGTGAATGTCTACGCGATGCGCGCGGTGCCGCAGCGCCGCCAGATGTCGTTGCTGGACGATCCGTTTTTCCGGCGCTTCTTCGGCGGGCCATCGGGCCCTGGGTTTGGCGGCCCGAGTGAACGGCTGCAGCGGGCGCTGGGTTCGGGGGTTATCGTTGACCCGTCCGGTCTGGTGGTGACGAACAACCATGTCATCGAGGGCGCGGATGAGGTGCGCGTCTCGCTGGCGGACAAGCGGGAATACGACGCCGAGATTCTGCTTCGGGATCCGCGCACCGATCTTGCCGTGCTCAAGCTAAAGGGCGGGAAGGGGAGTTTTCCGGCGGCGGAACTGGGTTCCTCGGACGACCTCCAGGTCGGCGATATTGTGCTGGCCATCGGCAATCCGTTTGGCGTCGGGCAGACGGTGACGCAGGGCATCGTCTCGGCGCTCGCGCGCACGCAGGTTGGCATCACCGATTATCAGTTCTTCATTCAGACCGATGCCGCGATCAATCCGGGCAATTCGGGTGGTGCGCTGGTTGATACGGCCGGGAGGGTGATTGGCATCAACACGGCGATCTTCTCGCGCTCCGGCGGTTCGCAAGGTATCGGCTTCGCGATTCCCGCGGACATGGTCCGGGTGGTGCTTCAGTCGGCATTGGATGGTGGCAAGTCTGTCCGCCGGCCGTGGCTTGGCGCCCGCCTGCAGCGGGTGACGGCCGACATCGCCGAAGGTCTGGATCTGGTACGGCCAGTCGGTTCTCTGGTCCAGAGCGTCGCCCCCGGCAGCCCCGCAGCGCGGGGAGGATTGAAGGTAGGGGATCTGATCACCGGAATCGCCGGGCAGGAGGCGGACGACCCGGACGCCTTTGGGTACCGTTTCGCCACGCGTCCGCTGGGCGGCGATGTGGCCGTAGCGGTCGTCCGGCAGGGGCGCAGCCTGACGCTGTCGATTCCGCTTGATGCGGCGCCGGAGACGATCCCGCGCGAAAAGCGCCAACTGGACAACCGCTCGCCGCTCGCCGGGGCCACGGTGGTGAACCTTTCGCCCGCTGTCGCCGAAGAACTGCGCACCGTGGAAGCGGACAAAGGGGTGGTGGTGACCTCGGTCGCGGAGGGCTCGCCGGCAGAAATGACCAATCTCAAGGTCGGTGATGTTCTTATCGAGGTGAATGGAGAGCGGATTACGCGTACGGATGATCTTGTGCGGGCCACCGCGTCACCGTCGCGTGTGTGGCGGATCACGCTTCAGCGCGGCGGGCGCACGCTCACCGCCATGCTTCCTGGATGA
- the secY gene encoding preprotein translocase subunit SecY, translating to MASAAEQLAANLNFGALAKAEELKKRIWFTLGALLVYRLGTYIPMPGINPDALADVFRTAQTGIIGLFNMFSGGAVSRMAIFALNIMPYISASIIIQLLTTVSPTLEALKKEGESGRKMINQYTRYLTVVLAVFQSYGIAVGLEGSGAVVSDPGLFFRISTVITLTGGTMFLMWLGEQITSRGIGNGISLIIFAGIVAELPSAIANTLELGRQGALSTGIILTVILMVIAVIMFIVFVERAQRRLLIQYPKRQVGNKVYEGQSSHLPLKLNTSGVIPPIFASSLLLIPTTVASFMQGQGPSWLTTVTTLIGHGQPLFMLLYVALIVFFCFFYTAIVFNPTETADNLKKHGGFIPGIRPGERTAEYIDYVLTRITVIGAAYLAVVCLFPEILISYAAVPFYFGGTSLLIVVSVTMDTVAQVQGHLLAHQYEGLVKKAKLRGKRR from the coding sequence ATGGCCTCGGCAGCAGAACAGCTCGCGGCGAACCTCAATTTTGGTGCTCTGGCGAAGGCCGAAGAACTGAAGAAGCGCATCTGGTTTACGCTAGGTGCGCTTCTCGTGTATCGGCTTGGCACCTACATTCCGATGCCCGGCATAAATCCGGACGCGCTGGCGGATGTGTTCCGCACGGCGCAGACGGGCATCATCGGCCTGTTCAACATGTTCTCGGGCGGCGCGGTTTCGCGCATGGCGATCTTTGCCCTGAACATCATGCCGTACATCTCGGCCTCCATCATCATTCAGCTCCTCACCACTGTCTCTCCGACGCTGGAAGCGCTGAAGAAGGAGGGTGAGTCCGGCCGGAAGATGATCAACCAGTACACCCGCTACCTCACCGTCGTTCTGGCGGTGTTCCAGTCCTACGGCATTGCCGTCGGTCTTGAAGGGTCGGGTGCCGTGGTTTCCGATCCTGGCCTGTTCTTCCGCATCTCGACGGTGATCACGCTCACGGGCGGCACCATGTTCCTGATGTGGCTCGGCGAGCAGATCACCTCACGCGGCATTGGTAACGGCATTTCGCTGATCATCTTCGCTGGTATCGTGGCGGAGCTGCCCTCGGCGATCGCCAACACGCTCGAACTCGGCCGTCAGGGCGCGCTGTCGACGGGCATTATCCTCACGGTGATCCTGATGGTCATCGCGGTGATCATGTTCATCGTGTTCGTGGAGCGTGCCCAGCGCCGGCTGCTGATCCAGTACCCCAAGCGCCAGGTCGGCAATAAGGTCTATGAGGGCCAGTCCTCCCACCTGCCGCTGAAGCTGAACACGTCGGGCGTTATCCCGCCGATCTTCGCATCGTCGCTGCTGCTGATCCCGACGACCGTCGCGAGCTTCATGCAGGGGCAGGGGCCGTCATGGCTCACCACCGTGACCACGCTCATCGGTCATGGTCAGCCGCTGTTCATGCTGCTCTATGTGGCGCTGATCGTGTTCTTCTGCTTCTTCTACACCGCGATCGTGTTCAACCCGACAGAGACCGCGGACAATCTCAAAAAGCACGGCGGCTTCATTCCGGGCATTCGTCCCGGAGAGCGGACCGCCGAGTACATCGACTATGTGCTGACTCGCATCACTGTCATCGGTGCGGCTTACCTAGCGGTCGTCTGCCTGTTCCCCGAGATCTTGATCTCGTATGCTGCGGTTCCGTTCTACTTCGGTGGTACGTCGCTGCTGATCGTGGTGAGCGTGACCATGGATACGGTTGCGCAGGTCCAGGGGCATTTGCTGGCGCATCAATATGAGGGGCTGGTCAAGAAGGCCAAGCTCAGGGGGAAGCGTCGATGA
- the crcB gene encoding fluoride efflux transporter CrcB, whose product MTGLLLIFIGAGVGGVLRNLVGMAAIRFFGTAFPFGTFLVNVIGCFIIGCAAGWLTMRVEHMWAGHARFFIITGVLGGFTTFSSFSLDAAVLVERGELGLAALYVGGSLVLSLAAVFGGLALVRAVA is encoded by the coding sequence ATGACCGGCCTGCTTCTGATCTTCATCGGCGCGGGTGTTGGCGGCGTGCTGAGAAACCTCGTCGGCATGGCGGCAATCCGCTTCTTTGGCACCGCGTTTCCGTTCGGCACCTTTCTGGTGAACGTCATCGGCTGCTTCATTATCGGCTGCGCTGCCGGCTGGCTCACCATGCGGGTCGAGCACATGTGGGCGGGGCACGCGCGTTTCTTCATCATTACCGGCGTGCTCGGCGGATTCACGACCTTCTCGTCCTTCTCCCTCGACGCCGCCGTACTGGTTGAGCGGGGGGAACTGGGTCTCGCCGCGCTCTATGTGGGCGGTTCTCTCGTTCTTTCGCTGGCGGCCGTGTTCGGTGGATTGGCGCTCGTGCGCGCTGTCGCGTGA
- a CDS encoding DNA-directed RNA polymerase subunit alpha, whose protein sequence is MTQVIQKNWQELIKPEKLEVSAGSDAKRFATVVAEPLERGFGQTLGNALRRILLSSLQGAAVTSVHIDGVLHEFSSIPGVREDVTDIVLNIKDIAIKMAGDTAKRMVVKKQGPGIVTAGDIQTVGDVQVLNPELVLCTLDDGAEMRMEFTVDTGKGYVAADRNRPEDAPIGLIPVDSLYSPVKKVSYKVENTREGQILDYDKLTLTIETNGSIGPEDALAFAARILQDQLEIFVNFEEPKREAESPAMQELPFNPALLKKVDELELSVRSANCLKNDNIVYIGDLIQKTEAEMLRTPNFGRKSLNEIKEVLASMGLHLGMEVPGWPPENIEDLAKRFEDHY, encoded by the coding sequence GTGACGCAAGTGATTCAGAAGAACTGGCAAGAGCTGATCAAGCCCGAGAAGCTCGAGGTTTCGGCCGGCAGCGACGCGAAGCGTTTTGCGACCGTCGTCGCCGAACCGCTGGAGCGTGGCTTCGGCCAGACGCTCGGCAATGCGCTGCGTCGCATCCTGCTGTCTTCACTCCAGGGCGCGGCGGTGACGTCGGTCCATATCGATGGCGTTCTGCACGAGTTCTCATCGATCCCGGGCGTCCGTGAGGACGTGACGGACATCGTCCTTAACATCAAGGACATCGCCATCAAGATGGCGGGCGACACCGCCAAGCGCATGGTGGTGAAGAAGCAGGGCCCGGGCATCGTGACCGCCGGCGACATCCAGACTGTCGGCGACGTTCAGGTGCTCAATCCCGAGCTGGTATTGTGCACGCTCGACGATGGCGCCGAGATGCGGATGGAATTCACCGTCGACACCGGCAAGGGCTACGTCGCTGCCGACCGCAACCGTCCCGAGGACGCGCCGATCGGTCTCATTCCGGTCGACAGCCTGTACTCGCCGGTCAAGAAGGTGTCCTACAAGGTCGAGAACACCCGCGAGGGCCAGATTCTCGACTATGACAAGCTGACGCTGACCATCGAGACCAACGGCTCGATCGGTCCTGAGGACGCCCTGGCTTTCGCCGCGCGCATTCTGCAGGACCAGCTTGAGATCTTCGTGAACTTCGAGGAGCCCAAGCGCGAAGCCGAGAGCCCGGCGATGCAGGAGCTGCCCTTCAACCCGGCGCTTCTGAAAAAGGTCGACGAGCTCGAGCTGTCGGTGCGTTCGGCGAACTGCTTGAAGAACGACAATATCGTCTATATCGGCGACCTGATCCAGAAGACCGAGGCGGAGATGCTCCGTACCCCGAACTTCGGCCGCAAGTCGCTGAACGAGATCAAGGAAGTTCTCGCCAGCATGGGCCTGCATCTCGGCATGGAAGTGCCGGGCTGGCCGCCCGAGAACATCGAAGACCTCGCAAAGCGCTTCGAAGATCACTACTGA